In Streptomyces sp. NBC_00414, a single window of DNA contains:
- a CDS encoding class I SAM-dependent methyltransferase, with amino-acid sequence MDTSTYKSEVAAAFNSAAASYDRLGVEFFTPMGRRLVERAAPGEGARVLDVGCGRGACVFPAAERVGPTGRVVGIDVAEAMIEEAAKEAALRGADTVDLRVMDGEHPDFEPRSFDVVLGSYSVIFLPDAPAALARYAPLLSPGGRLAFTSPVFSEDTFPFLPPVFTELIPRELLLDLPPQWQPERLQQRFNSWLADPADLARTLEKAGFQDVSVVDEPVHLVAESGLAWVGWSHTQGMRLLWNHLSDDKRRQLRERLITSLDAMRDGDGPLTIDTPVRYVTATVRA; translated from the coding sequence GTGGACACCTCCACGTACAAATCCGAAGTGGCGGCGGCCTTCAACAGCGCCGCGGCGTCCTACGACCGGCTCGGCGTGGAGTTCTTCACTCCGATGGGCCGGCGCCTGGTGGAACGCGCGGCCCCCGGTGAGGGCGCCCGGGTCCTCGACGTCGGCTGCGGCCGGGGGGCCTGTGTCTTCCCCGCGGCCGAGCGGGTGGGGCCGACGGGCCGTGTCGTGGGCATCGACGTCGCCGAGGCGATGATCGAGGAGGCCGCGAAGGAGGCCGCGCTGCGGGGCGCCGACACGGTCGATCTGCGCGTGATGGACGGGGAGCACCCCGACTTCGAACCGCGCTCCTTCGACGTCGTGCTGGGTAGCTACAGCGTCATCTTCCTGCCCGACGCGCCCGCGGCACTGGCCCGCTACGCGCCGCTGCTCTCCCCCGGCGGGCGGCTCGCCTTCACCAGCCCGGTGTTCAGCGAGGACACCTTCCCCTTCCTGCCGCCGGTGTTCACCGAACTCATCCCGCGCGAGCTGCTGCTGGACCTGCCGCCGCAGTGGCAGCCCGAGCGTCTCCAGCAGCGCTTCAACAGCTGGCTCGCGGACCCGGCCGACCTCGCCCGCACCCTGGAGAAGGCCGGCTTCCAGGACGTGTCGGTCGTCGACGAGCCCGTCCACCTGGTGGCCGAGTCGGGCCTGGCGTGGGTGGGCTGGTCCCACACGCAGGGCATGCGCCTGCTCTGGAACCACCTCTCGGACGACAAGCGCCGGCAGCTGCGGGAGCGGCTGATCACCTCGCTCGACGCGATGCGGGACGGGGACGGGCCGCTCACGATCGACACGCCCGTGCGCTACGTCACGGCGACCGTCCGCGCCTGA
- a CDS encoding ester cyclase — translation MSDQIASVRRLVEAYNTGKTDDVAEYIHPEYMNPGTLEFTSMRGPELFAINVAWVKRTFSEDARLEEVAIEENGDWVRARLVLYGRHVGEMVGMAPTGRLFSGEQIHLLHFVDGKIHHHRDWPDYQGTYRQLGEPWPEKEHRRP, via the coding sequence GTGAGCGACCAGATAGCGAGCGTTCGGCGCCTGGTGGAGGCGTACAACACCGGTAAAACGGACGATGTGGCCGAGTACATCCATCCGGAATACATGAATCCGGGAACTCTGGAATTCACCTCGATGCGTGGCCCGGAGCTTTTCGCGATCAACGTCGCCTGGGTCAAGAGGACGTTCTCGGAGGACGCGCGCCTGGAGGAGGTGGCCATCGAGGAGAACGGCGACTGGGTGCGCGCCCGGCTGGTGCTCTACGGGCGGCACGTCGGCGAGATGGTCGGCATGGCCCCCACCGGGCGGCTCTTCTCGGGTGAGCAGATCCATCTCCTCCACTTCGTCGACGGGAAGATCCACCACCACCGCGACTGGCCCGACTACCAGGGCACCTACCGCCAGCTCGGCGAGCCGTGGCCGGAGAAGGAGCACCGCCGTCCGTGA
- a CDS encoding AfsR/SARP family transcriptional regulator encodes MEFGVLGPLYVRVNGETTAPSAPKLRNVLAMLLVHTGQVVPVPSLVRDLWDDDPPVSGLTTLQTYILNLRKMFSAVTGLTTDEVARDILVTRAGGYLLAAEAGALDLHLYRRLVTSGREALVRGDDAAGVRDLNEALLMWRGPALVDVPAGRVLESRRRQLEESRLAAFEYLVDVELRLGMYREVLAELAALTVENPLHEGLHGQYMWALHLSGRRAQALQVFHRLRGALVAGLGLEPGPQVQRLHRAVLNADTEFEPRFAVGRTPVAVPASAFGGARPY; translated from the coding sequence ATGGAATTCGGTGTGCTGGGGCCGCTGTACGTCCGGGTGAACGGGGAGACGACCGCCCCGAGTGCCCCGAAACTGCGGAACGTACTGGCGATGCTGCTCGTCCACACGGGACAGGTGGTGCCCGTGCCCTCGCTGGTGCGGGACCTGTGGGACGACGATCCGCCCGTCAGCGGGCTGACCACGCTGCAGACGTACATCCTGAACCTGCGCAAGATGTTCTCCGCGGTCACCGGGCTGACCACCGACGAGGTGGCCCGCGACATCCTGGTGACCCGGGCGGGCGGATATCTGCTGGCCGCCGAGGCGGGCGCGCTCGACCTGCACCTCTACCGCCGCCTGGTGACCTCCGGCCGGGAGGCCCTGGTGCGCGGCGACGACGCGGCCGGGGTGCGGGACCTGAACGAGGCGCTCCTGATGTGGCGGGGCCCCGCGCTGGTCGACGTACCGGCCGGGCGGGTGCTGGAGAGCAGGCGCCGGCAGCTGGAGGAGTCCCGGCTCGCCGCCTTCGAGTACCTGGTCGACGTGGAGCTGCGGCTCGGCATGTACCGCGAGGTGCTGGCCGAGCTGGCGGCCCTCACGGTGGAGAATCCGCTGCACGAGGGGCTGCACGGGCAGTACATGTGGGCCCTGCACCTCAGTGGCCGCAGGGCCCAGGCACTGCAGGTCTTCCACCGCCTGCGGGGCGCGCTGGTCGCGGGCCTCGGCCTGGAGCCGGGGCCCCAGGTGCAGCGGCTGCACCGCGCGGTACTGAACGCGGACACCGAGTTCGAGCCCCGCTTCGCGGTGGGCCGGACCCCGGTCGCCGTGCCGGCCAGCGCCTTCGGCGGCGCGCGCCCCTACTGA